Within Telopea speciosissima isolate NSW1024214 ecotype Mountain lineage chromosome 8, Tspe_v1, whole genome shotgun sequence, the genomic segment AGCTGACATCACAGCTACCCACACTCCCTTGCAAAAGATTATTTGCTAGGaaacaaataaatgaaaaacaatgtttttttttccggataGATAATGAAAAAGTTCTGCCATGTGGACCAATAACAACAAGCCAACTGTATTACAGTTTCCTTTCTGCTTGTATTTcgtggaaaataaaaaagaaaaagaaatactgGATGCTACCTATATTCACATGACCTGAAAGAACGAATTGGAGTACAGGGAGTTTCTTCTTGCCTCCTTATTTGTTTACTTCTGTTAAAAAAGCGGGGACatagtttttgttcttggattttttattttgtgattcTCCACTTATGTGTGATTTATATGCTTGTAGTTTTCTGGAAAGATAACGTACTAGACTTATTGAATGGCTTTTTGAGTTGTTTCTTGCCTTACAAATCTATCTCTACTGAATAGAATACTCTTATTATGCTATTAGCTCCCAGGGGAAGGAAGGCGCGTGAACTGCATGTACATGTGTTTGGCCATGGTGCACAAAATAAATCTTTGGGTCATCAAAAAGATAACCCTAAACTACTAATGCTTTTGCATCACAATAATGATGATATTGCTATTGACAACTGGTCTCTTATATATTACAGATTAATTGGTGAAACTTTAAATTAATGGTTTGCTTTTGCAGTCTTCAGCACCACATTACTGATTCTAGAGTTTAGGAATGTGCCATGCCCTTTAATCAGTCTTTTCTTGATTGTGGGGAACCAGGGTCACCTTTTCTGCATTCTGAGGACCCCACATCGGACAAAGATTATTTCTCAGTGACAAAAGATAAGCCAAGGTACATTCATTTTTTTCTGAGGATCTATAACAGTAGAGAatgatattattataaatatcaTCTTTACTGATGGATGGGTAGGTACACTTCATTGGATGGGAGTTGGGACTTTGGCACTCGTACTGATCAACCAACTTGGTCTTTCGCGACAGAAGATGCAGCGGATAGCAGGAGTTTGTTGAGGTACTTTTGGGCTTCTATTGTTTGGTGTTACCTTCATTTGCCTCTGCTATGTTATGTCCTGGATTTATTCTAATTGGTATTCGTTTCTCTCTCCCTTACTGAATGCATTACAGCGAAGAGTCATGCTCATCCAGTGCAGGTTTTTTCTATTGATTGTGACTAGATAATTTGATGATGCAAACGACgtcttttttcttctaaaattgatctCTTTTTCATGCTAGTGAGGGGTGACAAATGTTATAATTCTGCATCAAACCCAAGTGCAATGAAAAAAAGAATGCCAAGGCAGGGAAATGGCATCTGCGGGAGCTCAGAAAACAACTATGGTGTTGAGAATCTTTATGCAGAAGAAACACAGAACCAAAACCAGGATGAAATTCAGCATGGAAACAATGTGAAAGTTCCAGGAAAGTACCCGAGTGTGCTGAAACAGATGAGGTCTAAACTGGAGGATTACTCAAAAGAGCTGTACACTATCCAGGAAAATCTAAAACCGGAACCAAGATGGTCATTTGTGGATGAATATTCCTCAGCTGATAAAGATTTGGGTCTTGGTTCTTTCTGCAAAATTTCTGCAGAAACAGAACCCACGTCTTGGGACTTAGAGTTTTTCTCAGAGGATCATTCTAACATACCATCATCCTCAAAGATATCCAATTTTGATGTTCCTTCAAAGTGTGCATATACTGCCAATGAAAAAGCTGCGTTCCAACAGCCTCCCAGTCCTAAGAATTCTTACGGTTCCCCCATTTTATCAAACACGGAATCCAGTTCAAAGAAGCAAGATGTATCTCCAGCTCCCAGAGTGGACGGCAAGCCTCCAGATTCATCTGACGCTGTTGATTTTTTAGAATGTATAGAGGTTCAGGATGTTTCTAGGTGGGAAAGTATCAGCAAATATCATGAAGAGAAATCAGAATTTCATCACACATATTGTGGAAATTTTTTCGAGAAGATACAGAAAGGGGTTTGCTTGGGAAACTTTGACGTAAcctcagaaaatgaaaaagtgTCATATGATATAGATCCTAATGATAACTGTGGTGAATGCAATGTGGCAAATGATGATACTCTGGAGCAAGTCTTTAAGTCAAAGACAATATCTCCTGATCATGCAGAGGAGATGTCATCAAATATAAAGGACAAACCCGGCAAGCTTGAGAAAACCATAGATGTAAAGAAGTAAGTTAAAACCAGGGAAATTTCCTGTCTGTCTTCTGCACTCTCTTTTCCTATTCCTCATGGATACCATGAATGCTTTATGTCTTCCTCGATGCTAAATGTTTATTGCTGTTTTCAGATGTCCATTTGATGCCCTAGttcatctttcttctccaaGTTGGACTAAAggtttgctctctctctctctctctctctctcttattggGGTTGGGGTG encodes:
- the LOC122672453 gene encoding uncharacterized protein LOC122672453, with amino-acid sequence MLQWMGGSRRKVATSRKSTEKRQRQYFEQRKRQKQTAELGNCADEMIPCGQQVQLLDKPRSLDILNLLNLKTVTEESNSGCTTAKENPVINDSPVYLKCGMRSIPNEVSSRESVDLKEAKNVPSNHQVDTESPKKVFSNVPDSLPSPHNYSSDGNGDKLDYWRTATVNQLSILDVLDDDGPNSNAEESPLREAHVAFSVEGLGKVGMETPVCSPRPGGILFDGCSSPPKAKKFHSSKNFKYIMDDEELELNAMMHDINMPFGGNSPKIASKSGNPMHYSGNPKNTKFTFQGCMQPDAYDNQIDYFPGEEKYLYNDIGSPFLHSEDPTSDKDYFSVTKDKPRYTSLDGSWDFGTRTDQPTWSFATEDAADSRSLLSEESCSSSAVRGDKCYNSASNPSAMKKRMPRQGNGICGSSENNYGVENLYAEETQNQNQDEIQHGNNVKVPGKYPSVLKQMRSKLEDYSKELYTIQENLKPEPRWSFVDEYSSADKDLGLGSFCKISAETEPTSWDLEFFSEDHSNIPSSSKISNFDVPSKCAYTANEKAAFQQPPSPKNSYGSPILSNTESSSKKQDVSPAPRVDGKPPDSSDAVDFLECIEVQDVSRWESISKYHEEKSEFHHTYCGNFFEKIQKGVCLGNFDVTSENEKVSYDIDPNDNCGECNVANDDTLEQVFKSKTISPDHAEEMSSNIKDKPGKLEKTIDVKKCPFDALVHLSSPSWTKDKDASRPKRRNTEGNGRNVIMLQSYVQLLCVQKVLKDANEQGSLKKA